A part of Larimichthys crocea isolate SSNF chromosome VII, L_crocea_2.0, whole genome shotgun sequence genomic DNA contains:
- the ptx3a gene encoding pentraxin-related protein PTX3 — protein MFRLRLPQAVYVLSACVCLILAYGEDDIEVNFADTYYNEIIDGDTPEPTPSPAPCNSQELTKWDKLFSMLENSQMRENMLLQYADDIIKVEMGSLRGELLRFIAQYGGSCGAAVETAGRRMAVQLESRLRETLERFVLRDQSSAVAAGNSVENSNLELMLHQLLLAARTQATRLGKLESSCFSSPGAGTGKTGSQLPEGGGAGNREQEVTSREVALDGVLAALQQTKVGLEEVLRSSRQRYLPAGCEMALLFPMQSRRIYTSVIPDVPLSLSSFTVCMWVKPSIVSNKTVLFSYGNRRNPYEIQLLLAQTSVLLTIGGEAHLVGARGVVKPGGTTEWIHLCGAWSSEQGLASLWAGGKKVATTPGVAEGHILPDGGSLQLGQERNGCCPLSPGNESGVSGFEAGFNPKLAFAGKMTGVNMWDRVLSEEELSQLALPEGQGCQQRGNIVAWGVTEMVPHGGAQFIN, from the exons atgttcCGGTTGAGGCTCCCCCAGGCAGTGTACGTgctgtctgcgtgtgtgtgtttgattctcGCATATGGGGAGGATGATATAGAGGTCAACTTCGCCGACACCTACTACAATGAAATCATAGACGGAGACACACCAGAAC CCACACCGAGCCCAGCCCCCTGTAATTCTCAAGAGCTGACCAAATGGGACAAACTCTTCTCGATGCTGGAGAACAGTCAGATGAGGGAGAACATGCTGCTTCAGTATGCAGATGATATCATCAAGGTGGAGATGGGGTCACTGCGTGGAGAGCTGCTTAG GTTTATAGCCCAGTACGGGGGTTCCTGTGGAGCTGCAGTTGAGACAGCAGGAAGAAGGATGGCCGTGCAGCTGGAGAGCCGCCTCAGAGAAACCCTGGAGCGCTTCGTACTCAGAGATCAGTCTTCTGCTGTAGCTGCTGGGAATTCTGTAGAGAATTCAAACCTGGAGCTGATGCTACATCAGCTTCTCCTCGCTGCACGAACACAAGCAACCCGACTTGGCAAGTTGGAGTCTAGTTGCTTCAGTAGCCCAGGCGCTGGGACTGGAAAGACAGGATCCCAGCTTCcagagggtggaggagctggCAACCGGGAGCAAGAGGTCACATCACGAGAGGTAGCTTTAGACGGAGTGCTGGCTGCGCTGCAACAGACGAAGGTGGGACTGGAGGAGGTGCTAAGGTCATCAAGGCAAAGATACCTACCCGCAG GTTGTGAGATGGCGCTACTCTTCCCCATGCAATCCCGTCGAATCTACACCTCCGTCATACCAGAtgtccctctctccctctccagcttCACTGTCTGCATGTGGGTGAAGCCATCCATTGTCTCCAACAAAACTGTGCTGTTCTCCTATGGAAACCGCCGCAACCCATATGAGATCCAGCTGCTGCTCGCTCAAACTTCTGTACTGTTAACCATCGGAGGAGAGGCTCACCTGGTGGGGGCTCGGGGTGTGGTGAAACCAGGAGGAACAACAGAGTGGATCCATTTGTGTGGGGCTTGGTCATCTGAGCAGGGATTGGCGTCTCTGTGGgcaggaggaaaaaaggtggCCACCACACCCGGAGTGGCTGAAGGACATATCTTACCTGATGGAGGCTCACTCCAGCTGGGGCAGGAGAGGAATGGATGCTGCCCTCTGTCTCCAGGCAACGAGAGCGGCGTGTCAGGGTTTGAGGCAGGGTTCAATCCCAAACTGGCGTTCGCGGGAAAGATGACAGGGGTCAACATGTGGGATAGGGTGCTGTCAGAGGAAGAGCTATCCCAGCTGGCTTTGCCGGAGGGTCAGGGCTGCCAGCAGAGGGGGAACATTGTAGCGTGGGGAGTGACAGAGATGGTACCACATGGAGGTGCTCAGTTCATCAACTAA